A genomic segment from Streptomyces sp. NBC_01233 encodes:
- a CDS encoding AAWKG family protein (Members of this family are unrelated to eukaryotic Tcp10, although some members contain a repetitive region similar to a C-terminal repeat region of Tcp10.), which translates to MADVPAVTNNDDNWKRAVELLTGYILPERSTLFDTLKGNDGIPLMHVRLHKVGGSKYLPGWVSSGGWGRSNSDFVLPYYRDQDGGAEDPAPGNEYLSHYKAFITLIGRKAGSAPPSGDDVVAGGKRTSGALKDKGMWNKEGGALTWDALPLMQYVRGFRAALDKLALYPHTTQGFEDSGISVGDDAFVDLLTFTEVAKSFDRVVQFFQDSAKEIERWRSEDIGEGSKAWAGTGAELFKELVEKLAKNYEGYAEQGG; encoded by the coding sequence ATGGCCGACGTGCCTGCCGTCACGAACAACGATGACAACTGGAAGAGAGCGGTCGAACTGCTCACCGGATACATCCTGCCGGAACGTTCCACGTTGTTCGACACCCTCAAGGGCAATGACGGCATTCCCCTGATGCACGTCCGGCTGCACAAGGTCGGTGGCTCGAAGTACCTTCCAGGATGGGTGAGTTCAGGCGGGTGGGGCCGGAGCAACTCGGACTTCGTCCTGCCCTACTACCGAGACCAGGACGGGGGCGCGGAAGATCCCGCGCCCGGAAACGAATACCTCTCGCACTACAAGGCCTTCATCACACTCATCGGGCGCAAGGCAGGTTCGGCTCCGCCCAGTGGTGACGACGTCGTCGCCGGGGGGAAGAGGACGAGCGGCGCGCTCAAGGACAAGGGCATGTGGAACAAGGAGGGCGGGGCGCTCACCTGGGATGCCTTGCCTTTGATGCAGTACGTGCGTGGTTTCCGGGCAGCCCTGGACAAGCTCGCGCTGTACCCGCACACCACGCAGGGCTTCGAAGACAGCGGCATCTCAGTCGGCGATGACGCCTTCGTGGACCTGCTGACCTTCACCGAAGTGGCCAAGTCGTTCGACCGGGTGGTGCAGTTCTTCCAGGACAGCGCCAAAGAGATCGAGCGCTGGAGATCCGAGGACATCGGCGAAGGCAGCAAGGCCTGGGCCGGCACGGGGGCGGAGCTCTTCAAGGAACTCGTGGAGAAGCTCGCCAAGAACTACGAGGGCTACGCCGAACAGGGTGGGTAA
- a CDS encoding YbaB/EbfC family nucleoid-associated protein produces MSESMEDRVTKAMADLKATEKAVAKAEAVFRKTSWTGTSADRSVQVTVGSKGELVSIDFLDGKYRQMAASQLADAVLQASADARADMARQVIDMLEPLTRKLTGGSAKERLGVDWEKLFGPLRKDVAAGERTPSPMSRLRDEIDDEEEEGSTRHG; encoded by the coding sequence GTGAGTGAGTCGATGGAAGACCGCGTCACCAAGGCGATGGCCGACCTCAAGGCCACGGAGAAGGCCGTCGCCAAGGCTGAGGCGGTGTTCCGGAAGACCTCGTGGACGGGAACGTCGGCGGACCGGTCGGTGCAGGTGACCGTCGGTTCCAAGGGCGAACTGGTGAGCATCGACTTCCTGGACGGCAAGTACAGGCAGATGGCCGCCTCACAGCTGGCTGACGCGGTGCTCCAGGCCTCTGCCGATGCGCGCGCCGACATGGCCCGCCAGGTCATCGACATGCTGGAACCTCTCACCAGGAAGCTCACCGGGGGTTCGGCGAAGGAACGACTCGGAGTCGACTGGGAGAAGCTCTTCGGTCCGCTTCGGAAGGACGTGGCCGCCGGTGAGCGGACACCGTCGCCCATGAGCCGGCTGCGTGACGAGATCGACGACGAGGAAGAAGAAGGGAGCACCCGCCATGGCTGA